The Pararge aegeria chromosome 8, ilParAegt1.1, whole genome shotgun sequence genome window below encodes:
- the LOC120625860 gene encoding serine/threonine-protein kinase stk11, which produces MDPRMCRKISSSESLPDGENEEFEVSNIIAPQESEENFLLEGNLGRHSVTWLDDDQIEDLDLNLDHTNLFFHRVDSADIIYRSKKKKCKMVGKYVMGDVLGEGSYGKVKEMLDSETLCRRAVKILKKRKLRRIPNGEQNVQREIQLLRILRHKNVIELVDVIYNDEKQKMYLVMEFCVGVLQDMLESTPSKKFPQRQAHEYFTQLLDGLEYLHGQGVVHKDIKPGNLLLTLDQMLKITDFGVAEALDMFSPEDTCYTGQGSPAFQPPEIANGAEQFSGIKVDIWSSGVTLYNMTTGRYPFEGDNVYRLLEAIGRGEPAPPPQNLAPTLQCLLIHMLKRNPDERPSVQEIRRHDWVRSRPPLLSGETVVGPRSRRSDELHSSTVVPYLVERHYASAHHFFTERELRHELNDGGSRTMSTAELSDAESSQCKRRWHSSCGRLPSCRLT; this is translated from the exons ATGGATCCAAGAATGTGCAGGAAAATCAGTAGTAGTGAAAGTCTTCCAGATGGAGAAAATGAAGAATTTGAAGTATCGAACATTATTGCACCGCAAGAGAGTGAGGAGAATTTTTTATTGGAGGGCAATCTCGGACGACACTCCGTTACTTGGTTGGATGATGATCAAATCGAAGACTTAGATCTTAATTTAGACCACACTAACCTATTTTTTCATAGAGTCGATAGTGCAGATATAATTTATAGAAGCAAgaagaaaaaatgtaaaatggtaGGCAAGTATGTAATGGGGGATGTGCTAGGTGAAGGCTCTTATGGTAAAGTGAAGGAGATGCTGGACTCAGAGACGCTGTGCAGGAGAGCTGTGAAGATTTTAAAAAAGCGGAAGTTAAGGAGAATACCAAATGGTGAACAAAATGTACAGAGAGAGATACAACTACTACGAATACTTAGACATAAAAATGTGATTGAACTAGTCGATGTTATCTACAACGATGAGaaacaaaaaatgtatttagttaTGGAGTTTTGTGTTGGCGTGCTTcag GATATGTTGGAGTCAACGCCTAGTAAAAAATTTCCTCAACGCCAAGCACATGAATACTTTACCCAGTTGCTAGATGGCTTAGAGTATTTGCATGGGCAGGGGGTGGTACACAAAGATATAAAACCGGGAAACTTGCTTCTAACGTTGGACCAAATGTTGAAAATCACTGATTTTGGTGTTGCTGAA GCATTAGATATGTTTTCACCGGAGGACACATGTTATACTGGACAGGGCTCTCCTGCATTTCAACCACCCGAGATTGCTAATGGAGCTGAACAGTTCTCGGGCATAAAAGTTGATATATGGAGTAGCGGAGTCACATT ATACAACATGACTACAGGGCGGTACCCCTTTGAAGGTGATAACGTGTATCGGCTGCTAGAGGCGATTGGGCGGGGAGAACCGGCACCCCCTCCACAAAATCTAGCGCCAACACTACAATGCCTTTTAATACACATGCTGAAGAGGAATCCTGATGAACGACCATCCGTACAGGAGATTAGGCGGCATGA CTGGGTTCGCTCCCGGCCTCCGCTGTTGTCGGGTGAGACGGTCGTGGGCCCCCGTTCGCGGCGCTCGGATGAGCTGCACAGCTCCACTGTCGTCCCCTACCTCGTGGAGCGACATTACGCCTCCGCGCACCACTTCTTCACCGAACGGGAACTGCGACACG